In Natronococcus sp. AD-5, the genomic window CACCTCGTGGGGATCGCCGATCTGGATCAGTTCGCCGTCGTGCATGATGCCGATCCGGTCGGCGAGCGTGAACGCCTCGTCCTGATCGTGGGTCACGTGAACGAACGTCTTCTCGAACTCGTCGTGGATCTCCCGGATCTCGATCTGCATGTCCTCCCGGAGGCGCTTGTCGAGGTTCGACAGCGGCTCGTCGAGCAACAGCACCTCGGGGTTGACCGCGAGCGAGCGGGCGAGCGCGACGCGTTGCTTCTGGCCGCCGCTCAGGGTGGCCGGGTCCTCGTCGGCGTGATCGATCATCTCGACGCGCTCGAGCATCTCGCGGGCGTGCTCGCGTCGCTTCTCCGTCGGAACGTCGTCCATCTTCAGTCCGAACGCGACGTTCTCGAGCACCGTCTTGTGGGGGAACAGCGCCCAGTCCTGGAACACCGTCGAGGTGGCGCGCTCGTAGGCCGGGCGGTCGGTCACGTCCTCGTCGCCGACGCGGATCGCGCCGCCGGACGGCGTCTCGAGTCCGGCGATCATCCGGAGCGTCGTCGATTTACCGCTGCCGCTCGGACCGAGCAGGCACAGCAGTTCGCCGTCCTCGATCGTCGCCGAGACCTCCTCGACGGCGAGCGTCTCGTCGTACCGCTTCTCGAGGCCTGAAAGTTCGATCTCTGACATTAGTCTGAATTACGCGGTCTCGATGTCGGTGAACTCGTTGGAGAACTCGTCGTAGTATTCCATGAGGTACTCCCAGTCGGGGAAGACGATGTCCTCGACTTCCTCGCCGCTTCCCGGGAGTTCCTCGCCCAGGTCGCCCGCGTACTCCGTGTTCTCGTTCGAGAACATCACGGGTAGCTCCTCGGACCACTCGCTCTGGACCTCGGCGTCCATGAGGAAGTTGAGGAACTCCTCGGCCGTCTCCCGCTTATCGGTCCCGTCGACGACGCACCAGTGGTTCATGTAGCCGGTGTTCACGTCCGGCGTCGTGTGGGAGAGCTCCTCGAGGTCGTCGATGTCGAACTCGGTCTGGTCGAAGTACCACTGCGCGACGTCGATGACGCCGTTGTCGAAGTCCTGCCAGATGTCCTCGCCGGAGCTAGCCCAGCTGGTGACGTTCCACTCCCGAAGCTTGTCGAAGACCTCGTCGTGGAGGGCGTCGTCGTAGAGTTCGCCGGCGCCGTCGCGCTCGTCGAGTTCGATCGCGGCGGCGTGGAGCGGGTACCACCAGAAGCCGGTGTCGACGCCGATGCCGGCGCTCCCCTCGACCGCGTCCGCCGAGAAGTCGCCCCACGAATCCGGTTCGGCGTCGAGGTCGTCGCGGTAGACGAGCGTACACGGGGCGCCGTCGGCGGGGACGCCGTACTCCGCGGTGCGAAACTCCTCCTCGTCGACGTAGAAGTCGATCGCTTCCTCGAGGTTGGGGACGTTCTCCTCGCGCAGCGGCAGGAAGAGGTCCTCGTCTCGACCCATGTGATACATCTGGCCCTCGGTGACGGTCACGTCGTAGGGCGGGTCGTCGTCCGGCGCCTGTCGGATGTTGGCGAGGATCTCGTCCCAGCCGCGGTGAGTCTGGACGGTGACGTCGAACTCCTCTTCGAACATCGGGACGACGGAGTTCTCGAACCGCTCGCCGTAGTTGCCGCTCCAGACGCTGACGTGAAGCGTCTCGCCGCTACCGGCGGCGGTGTCGCTCCCGAAGATCTTCGCACAGCCGGCGATCGCGGTCGTCGATCCGACCGCTGTAGCGGCCAGCATCTTACGACGTGAAACAGAATTAGTGGAGGGGGTGGTTGTCGAATCGTTCGTCGACTCGGCTTCGATGGTCTCTGCATCCCGTGTAGGGCCTGCAGCCATTGGTACCACGCTTTTCCCGGTTGGCGACATAAAACCGTTGTGGAGTCGGGAGCGCGTCTCAGCGAGGACGAATTCTGCGGTTTGCGGGATAGTCCGCTGACAGACATTTCAGAACGGGAGAATTACCCGCTCGGATGCATTCCGACGATTTGGAACCGGCTCAAGCGTCGCCTGTGACGGCACCCGAAACTCTCGAACGGAGTTCGAACCGGGATGCGCTCGGGTGCCGCTCAGTCGCCGTCGTCGCCCGCCTCGTCGTCTCGTTCCCAGGCGCGGATCCGGTAGGCGAGGTACCCCGGTACCGTGAGGAGGTAGAGGGCGACGATCGCCGTCGTCGCCGGAGATCGACCGACGACGGCGACTACCGCGAGTAACGCGACGCCGAGCCGAAGCAGTACCTCGAACGGCGCCTCGAAGAGCGGCTCGAGGTCGACCACTCAGATCACCTCGAGTTCGTCCAGCAGTAGCTTCGCCGAGACGACCGCGGGGATGATCTCGAGACGACCAATCCACATCGCCAGCACGAGCGTTACCTTGAGCGACGAGGGGACGGTCGCGTCGACGATCCCGGCACTCAGGCCGACGTTCCCCTGTACGCTCGCGACCTCGAAGAGCACGTCTGCGGTCGTGTAATCGGCGGGGAGCACGAGCAGCGCGACGAAACTCGCCAGAAGGAGCAGGGCGAACCAGAGCACGGCGATGATCGCCGCGGTGTCGAACGCCGCCGAGGCGCGACCGGCCGTGTCGGCCGACGACTCGCTCGCTTCGTAGACGTCCATACCGTGTTCCGGCGCGTCTAGGAGGATCCGGCGCACGCGTACGATTTTTATTCCGCCGGCGGTCGACCCCGCGGCACCGCCGACGAGCATCGAGGTGGTGACGGCGAGCAGGCTCGGAGCGGCCCACGTGTCGCCGAGGTTCGTTTCGCTCTGCAAGCCGGCGGTAGTGAGTCCCGAAACGAGCTGGAAGACGCCGTAGCGGACCGAGTCGGCGGTCCTCGAATACGAACCGACGGCCGCGAGCGAGGCGACAACCGCGACCGCGCCGACCGCGAGCGCTCCGAACATCCACAGCGTCTGTTTGTCCCCCCCCTGATCTTATCGAGATCGCCGCGAAAGAGGAAAAACAACAGACTGAACGAGGTCGCACCGACGATCATCACCGGGAGCAGGGCGAGTTCGATCACCGGATCGTCGTAGCTCTCGATACTCGAGGCGGTGATCGTGAATCCGCCGGTGGTCACGCCCGTCATCGCGTGATTGAGCGCCGCCCACGGCCCCATCCCGACGAGCCAGAGCCAGAGCGCGCTCACGACGGTCAGCAGGGCGAGCAGCCACCACAGCGCCGCCGCCGTCCCTCGCGTCGTCGACCGAATCGATTCCGTCGGGGCCATATTGCCGTGGATCGCCGAGAACGAGTCGCTCTCCTCGCTGCTGGCGAACGCCGCCGCCAGGACGATGACGCCGATCCCGCCGGTCCACTGGAGCAGCGACCGCCACCACTGCAGGCTCCGCGGCAGTTCGTCCGGGTTCGACGCCATGCTGAACCCCGTCCCGGTGACGCCGCTCATCCCCTCGAAGGCGGCGTCGAGGGGGGTGAGGAACGTCTCGAGCGAGCCCGTCATCTCGGGGACCGCGACGACCGGCGGGGCGAGTCGAACCGTCCAGGCGAGCGCCGCCAGCGGAAGCGCGCTGAGCAGTCCGGCGACGAACCAGCCGATCGAGACGGTGATGACGCCCGACGACAGCGCGTCGGGGTCCTCGGGCGTCGTAAACAGTCGCTCGAAGCCGAGCCCCAGCCCGAACGCCGCCGCGGCGGTGATCGCGAACGCGGGGACCGCGTAGAACTCACCCCACGCCAGCGCGACGCCTATCGAGAGCGCCGGCAAGGCGGCGTACACCTTGACGAGCGTTCCGAAATCGTAGAGCGCGCGACGTAACGTCCCATCCATTGGACAACACGCTCGCTGGTGCCGATTGCAGGCGTGATACGGATATCTCGAGAAAAAACGTTAGACTGGAAGTGGCAGGCTAGCCCCGCGTCGCGAGGACGGTAACCGAGTCCGAAACGGCGCACGCGGCCTCGTCCCTACTCGAGGAACGCCTCCTCGAACCGGGAAACGCCTCGATCGGTTCCGGCGACGAGGAGCTCGTCGTTCTCGAGCCGAGACTCGGCGGCGACGTCGCCGTTTCGCTGGACGCCGTCGAGCGCCCCAGGGAGTCGGCACGGTGACCGCGGTCCGGACAGTGGCTGACGAACGGCGGGAACGTGATGAAGACGGAGGCGATACCCGTACACTGGACGACGAACGGCGGGGCCCACGACGAGTCGCTCGTTCACGTCGTGCGTCGTCTGTGTCCCACCCGCGAACGAAACCCGAAGACGCGCCCGGGCCGGTTACGGCGCGTCGGCCGGATCGACGACCTCGCTCGTCTCCGGATAGACGCCGACCTGATCGCAGACGTCGGTCATCGGGCATGCCTCCGGTCCGTCCAGACAGGCCGGCTTGCGCGCCGAGCAGTACTCGCGGCCGAACTGGATCGTCGCCGTGTGTCCGAACCCGCACTTCGCGGCGGGGACGTCGCGCTCGAGGACGGCCCGAACCTCCTCGTGATCGGCGTTCGGCGGCGCGATACCCAATCGCCGATAGATCCGGTGGACGTGCGTGTCGACGGGGAAGACGCCGCCGCGGCCGCCCGCGAACAGCAGGACGCAGTCGGCCGTCTTCGGTCCGACGCCGCGGACCTCGAGTAACGCCTCGCGAACGGCGGCGGGATCCTCGTCTTTGACGAACGCGTCGAAGCCGGCGGCGGAGCCGAACGCCTCGAGCACCCACTCGGCGGCCCCGATCAGCATCTCGGACTTCTGGTTGTACAGGCCCGCAGAACTGATCGTCTCGGCCAGCGTCGCCCGCTCGGCGTCGGCGAGCGCCGCCGCGAGGTCCGCGTCGGGCTCGTTGTACCGTTCCAGTAGCGCGTCGTGGGCGGGCTGGCTCGCCTTGTCGCTCGTGTTCTGGCTCAGGATCGTCCGGACGAGACAGGTGAAGGCGTCCTGGCCGCCGTAGCTCTTCTCCCAGTACAGTTCGCCGAGTCGGTCGACGACGCGCTCGGCGCGGGTGTCCGCGGTCGCCGGATCGAACTCGGCGGCGGCGCCGCCGCCGCCTACGCCGCCGCTGATGTTGACCGCTGGCTCCGGATCCGGATCCTCGCTCATACCCGTACCGTAGACCTCCGCGAGCAAAACCGCGGTGGAATCGATCGGCGCGATCGGCGACTCGAGTCGCGACCGGAACCGAGGGCTCACTCGACGGTGATCGTCACCGTCGCCTCGGCGCCGTCGGCCAGCGCGTCGACGAGGTCGCGGTCGAGCCCCTCGGCGGCGAACTCGGCGCCGACCACGACCGTGCGATCGTCCACGTAGTCGCTGGTCCGCCCGACCGCGCTGCGCTCGTTCGTGAACTCGAGGTCGGGGTCGCCCCGCCCTTCGACCGACTCGCGGTGGCCGTCGGCCTCGACGGTGACCGTGATCGTCGCGTCCTCGTCCCGACAGGCCTCGGCGAACGCGGGATCGAAGTCGGCGGGCGCGCGGTCGGCCTCGATCGCGAGAATGCAGTCGCCGGCGGGGGTGAGGTAGTCGTCGGTCGTCACCTCGAACGTACTCGCGTGTTCGGCGCTGACGTGCTCGTGGCCGCGGGCGCGGATGACTTCCTCGAGTGGCATACGCGGAGTACGATCTCTCGTGCGCAAAACGGGATCGACTTTGGATCCGCGTCGTCGATTCGCTCTTCGGGCGGATTGTGGGCGCCGGCTGCCCGTTACCGACGGTAGTGTGGATTGCGTACCGACTCGGACGGAACGGACATCTCGTCGAAGTAGCGCATTTCGTCGATTTTGCCGACCGAGCCGTCGGCGATGCGTCGGAATGTCTCCATGTAGACTTTGACGGTCACGTTGATCGCCGTCCCCATGGCCATCTGCCCCCGGTCGCTGCTCTGGTGGCTGACCTCGTAGAGCAGCGCCGCGGCGTCGGTCCGGGGCGGCAGGGCCTCCTCGTAGGAACCCCAGAGCGGCCCGTAGCCGTAGCGATTGATTTTGTCGAGCCGGCCGCCGCCGCGAGCCTGGGCCGCATCCTTCGCTAAGACGCCGAGCTGGAGCGAGCGCCGCTGTGCATCCTCACTGAGGAAGACGTTTCCGCCGCCTTCCTCGATGTCGTCGGAGACGTCGGCGTACGCCGGCCCCTGTGGAGCCATCACGCTCATCATCGTCTGCCAGTCCGGGCCGGGCTCGTCGGCCGAATCGGGATCGACGGGCGCGTTCTGGTGGTGGTGGGTCAGCGCCCAGTCGGGATCGGCTGCGAGATAGGAGTCCGTTATCGCGCGCGTTTCGGGGTTGAGCCGCAGCCCGTGGTTCCAGATCGTCTCCGGCGGGTCGTCGATCGTCGGCTCGAGCGGGAGATCGTCGGTCGACAAGTTGTAGCTCCAGTTACCGTACTCGTCCTGTTCCCAGGTCCCCTCGGATTCGTCCTCTTCCGGATCGAAGTCGGTGAGGATGCTGAAGTCGCGGTTGAGGTCGTAGCCGCCGACCTCGAGGTAGTCGTAGACGTAGTTGGGCTGCCGCACGGAGTCGCCCTCTTCCCACTCGGCCGTGTTGATCCGTCGTTGGATGCGCTCGCCCTCCTCGGCGAGCCCGTCGTCGCCCCGGAACTCGTTGCCGTCGGGGTTCGCGCTCGGAACGATCGTCAGCGTGAGATTGTCGAGGATCCCCTCGACCTCCGGCGAGGTGCCCTGAGCGAGTCGCTCGATGACCTTCACGATCGCCTGGACGCCGGCCGGTTCGTCGCCGTGGATCGCGTTGATTAGGTGGACGCTCTCGTCGCCGTCGCCGAGCGTCACCTCCCAGATCGGGTCGTTTCTCCCGGCGGAGCGGCCGATCTCCTCGAGTTCGACGCGGTCACTGCGCTGGTCGATCCCCTCGAGCCGGTCGGCGAGTTCGTCGTTGTCGAGCAGCGACTCGTAGTTGATCGCGTTCTCGTTGGGCGCCCACGGCCCTCCCGGTCGATACCGGTCGTCACCGCTCGCGACTCCGGCGAGGCCCAGTGCCGACATCGACACACCTGTGGATTTAATGAAGGTTCTTCGATCCATGGAAGTAACGCTGGCCGAACCTAACCGCGACACTGAAAAGAATGCCACTGGTCGGGACAGTATCTGAGAGCGACCGAAAACGGTATGCGAAAGGAGTGTAGGTGCGGCCCGCGCGACGAGTCGGCCGTCGCCCTCAGATCAGGCTCGCGCCGTCGAACTCGCCGCGGCTGTACTCGACGTCCAGCAGGTCGAGGATCGTCGGCGTGATGTCGAAGAGGTCGGCGTCGCCGATCGTCGCGTCGGGATCGTCGATGTACAGCGAGGTGTCGTCGAAGCTGTGCATGCCGTTGCGCGGCCCGGTGTCGAAGACCTCGGAGTCGGCCTTGAACCCGGACTTGAGGTCGAAGCCCTTGTTCGGGATCGCGACCAGATCCGGCGCGATGTCGTCGTGGTCGCCGCGGAACGCTGCTTCCTTCTCGACGACGCGGTCGACGACTTTCCGGCCCTCGGGGCCCTCGAGCGCTTCGAGTTCGGCCTTGAGTTCGTCCCGAACGTCGTCGTACTCCGCTTCGGGGACCGAACCGCGGGGTTCGCGGCCCTCGAGGTTGATGTAGAAGCGGCCGGGGATGAACGAGTAGGCTTTCGTCTCGTCGGCGATGTCGCTCAGTTCCTCGGGCTCGTCGGTGTCGAACGAGAGCCACCCCTCCTCGCGGAGCCACTCGTTGAAGTGGACCTCGTAGTCGAGGCTGGTGAAGCCGTGATCCGAGGCGACGATCAGCGTGACGTCCTCGGGAAGCGCCTCGCGGAGGCGACCGACGTAGTCGTCGACCTTCTGGTAGAATTCGAGGAACTCGTCCTTGTACTCGCCGTCGCGCTCGTAATCCTTGAAGAGAAAGTGGTTGACCCTGTCGGTCGTCATGAAGACGCCGAAGAAGAGGTCCCAGTCGTCCTCCTCGATGTAGTGCTCGAACGCCTCGAACCGCGCGTCGATCGTCTCGTGGGCGTCCCGGATGAACTCCTCCTTGTTCTCCTCGTGACCGAGTTTCGGATTAACGTCGATCCGGTAGTCGAGCGTCTCGAGGTAGTCGCGGACGTCGTCGGGATAAGCGGCCTTCTCGAGATCGGGCGAGAGGAAGCCGGAAACCATCCGCTGGACGTTGCGCTGCGGCGGGAAAGTCACGGGAACGTTCATGACCGTCGCCTGTCGGCCCTCCTCCTGGACGCGGTTCCAGACCCGATCGGCCTGGACCTCGCGCCCCATCGGAACGTAGGTGTCGTACGTGCCGACTTCCCGGTCCTGGAATCCGTAGACCCCCGTCTCCCCGGGGTTCACGCCGGTCGTCAACGACGGCCAGCACGCGCTCGATTCGGGCGGGACGATACTCGAGATCTCGCTGGCCGTCCCATCTGCCGCGAGCGAGGCAAAGTTCGGGAACAAATCCTCGTTTTCCGAGAGGAGACTGTACGGCACTCCGTCGACTCCGATAAACGCGACCCGGGGGTTGTCGTCACCCCGCAATCGGTCGAACAGACCCATAGAGGGTCCTAGCCCGACCGCATACAAGAAGGTTCGTTTCGAGACACTGTTTCCGAGAACGGGTGGCGGTGTCCCTGATACTCGCGGTTGGATCTCTCGCGGGCACTACGGTGTGGAGGAGAAGACGACGACCGCCAATCGGGGGAGTTACGCGCCCGGCTCGCCCGTCGTCCGTCGGTCGGGCTCGAAGTTCGTCGGAACGACCGTCAGATGGGCCATTCCGGCACCGGATTCGGCCAGTTCGTCGGCCGACGCGGACTCTCGCGGGGACGGGTCGGTTGCTGCCATAACGGACGGTACTACGACGGCCCGCTCAATAAAATTACCCATGCTCATAATGCATGCGGCGACGGGACGGAGATAACTCTGGTGAATCCGACGAAACCGATACCGACAGAAGAGGCGACGGACCGCTATTCGAAGTGCTCTTCGTAGAGATCCTGGGCGTGTTCGATCGCGTCGTACGCCGCCTGGCGATCCTCCCAGCCCAGCGTCTCGACTTCTTTGCCCTCCTCTAAGTTCTTGTAGGTCGCGAAGAACTCGTCGATCTCGTCGCGCTGTTGCTGCGGAATGTCCTCGAGGTCCTCGATGTGATCGTAGCGCGGGTCCTCGGTCGGGACGGCGATGACTTTGTCGTCCTGTTCGCCGTCGTCGTCCATCTTCATGAGCGCGACCGGACGAGCCTCGATGACGCAGCCGGGGAAGGTCTGGTCCTCGACGAGGACGAGCACGTCGAAGGGGTCCTCGTCGTCGTAGTACGACTGCGGGATGAAGCCGTAGTCCGAGGGGTAGTGAACGTTCGAGTGGAGCACGCGGTCGAGGACGACGCCGGGAACGTCCTTGTCGTACTCGTACTTGTTGCGCTCGCCTTTGAGACACTCGACGATAGCGTAGATCTCTTCGGGCGGATTCGGTCCCGTCTCGAGGTCTTCCCAGAGATTGACCATGTACCTGAAACTCCACGGTGGATCAAAAAGTACTTTCGTAATCGTGTTGGAGATCACAGGTGACGGCTGACGGACAGCCGGCAGAGTCAGGTCCAGATACACCACCGCGTCTGGGTCGACGCGGCCGGTTAGACGCGGTCTGACCGGTCGATCCGAACGAATAGTTGACAAGTCTTAAATAGTTTGGTGACATTTGCGCAGCTATGTCAGAGGCACAATCAATCACCGGCGGTCAGAGTATCGCACGCGAACTCACTGCGTTCCAGAACAACATCCTCATCATCCTCGCCAAGGAGCCGATGTACGGGCTGGCGATCAAACGGGAACTCGAGGATTACTACGGGACGGAGGTCAACCACGGCCGACTCTACCCCAACCTCGACGAGCTCGTCGAGCTGGGGCTGGTCGAGAAGAGCGAACTCGACAAACGAACGAACCAGTACTCCCTGACCGACGAGGGCTACGAGGCCGTTCTCGACGGCGTCCAGTGGACGCTCTCGAAGGTCGTCACCGGCGACGACCGCGCGGACGAGATCCGCGAGATCGTCGACGAGAGCTACTGAACCTAGGACGGCTGCATCCGGAACTCGGGCACCGGCTCATCGGCCGTCTCGAAGACGAGACGGATCGATTCATCGATCACGTCTCGCTGTTTTGCCGACGGCCACGCGTTCCGCACGAAGTAGTCGGTACGGAACTCCTCGAGTTCCGCGGCCGTCGCGGATTCGATCGGTTTCGCGTAGTGATTTCCGAAGAAGTCCGCGAGCGCGATCGCGTTGTCGCCGTGAACGTCGCCGTGGGTCGTCCTGACCTCGGCGGCGAGCTCGCGGTTACGTTCGTCTACCGCGCCCCAGTCGTCGGGGTCTTCGGCGCCCTCGAGCGGAATCTCGATCGCGCGCGAGATGTCCTCGATTCGATCCGTCCTGATAACGCCGTCCGCGTGCCACTCCGCGGGGTGGAGCACGAGGGTCGCGTCGTCCGCTTCCCGAACACGTGCGGTGAAGTCGTATTCGTCGAGCAGCCGATCGCGTCTGTCGAGGTGGGCCGCGCGCTCGTTCTCGTCGATCGCAGTGCGAGCGAGTCGCGTGAGGCGTTCGGCGTCGTTCACGACGTTGCCCTGGAGCTCTTCGTCCTCGCTCTCGGAGGCGCCGTCGCCGGCGGTTCGATCGCTCATACGCACGGTTCGCGCTCGAGGTTTTTTCGCTTGCCGATCCGTCCTCAAGGGGGGGTTACCCTTGGTCCAGCGCCTCGTTTGCGAGTCCGTCCGCGCGGTCGTTGACCTCGCGCGGAACGTACTCGAGCGTCCACTCGTCGAACGACGAGAGCAGTTCGAGCGCGGTCACCCGCCGTTCGCGGAGTTCGGGATTGTGGGTGTCGTACTCGCCGCGGACCTGTTTGACGATGAGTTCCGAGTCGCCTCGGACGTGAACCTCGCCGTACCCGTAGTCCCGGGCCGCCTCGAGGGCCGTGATCAGCGCCGTGTACTCCGCCTGGTTGTTCGTCGCGCGGCCGATCCGTTTGCTCCCCTCGGCGACGATGCCGTCGCCGGTGACGATCACCCAGCCGATAGCCGCGGGGCCAGGATTGCCGCGACTGGCCCCGTCGAAGTAGACGTGGGCGCGGCCGCCGCCCTCGCGGAGCAGCGCCTCGAGTTTCCTGGGGTTTTCGCCCTGGATCACGACCTTGTCGTCGTACGCGACCGCCGTCGCGCCGCCGCGTGCGGCCCGCCAGCGTTCGTGATCGGTGTTTCCGGGCTCGACGGTCACGCCCGCGTCCTCGAGACGGTCACGCGCTACGTCGACGTCGCACTCGATGACCGGCATTCGTGACTGAGGTCGAGCAGAACCGGATAAAT contains:
- a CDS encoding ABC transporter ATP-binding protein produces the protein MSEIELSGLEKRYDETLAVEEVSATIEDGELLCLLGPSGSGKSTTLRMIAGLETPSGGAIRVGDEDVTDRPAYERATSTVFQDWALFPHKTVLENVAFGLKMDDVPTEKRREHAREMLERVEMIDHADEDPATLSGGQKQRVALARSLAVNPEVLLLDEPLSNLDKRLREDMQIEIREIHDEFEKTFVHVTHDQDEAFTLADRIGIMHDGELIQIGDPHEVYESPKNRFIEGFLGDTNFVAGEVERTSADAIHVDTELGREIVLPSTTASELETGASLTLSLRPEILSIEAGDGNESTGDGRQPKPALADGSTANSVVGTVENVIYRGSTVRYSVSIDGTSVFVERTTADAGAFEAGDDIRIGWNGGDVLAFREDGSRVEL
- a CDS encoding ABC transporter substrate-binding protein, with the protein product MAAGPTRDAETIEAESTNDSTTTPSTNSVSRRKMLAATAVGSTTAIAGCAKIFGSDTAAGSGETLHVSVWSGNYGERFENSVVPMFEEEFDVTVQTHRGWDEILANIRQAPDDDPPYDVTVTEGQMYHMGRDEDLFLPLREENVPNLEEAIDFYVDEEEFRTAEYGVPADGAPCTLVYRDDLDAEPDSWGDFSADAVEGSAGIGVDTGFWWYPLHAAAIELDERDGAGELYDDALHDEVFDKLREWNVTSWASSGEDIWQDFDNGVIDVAQWYFDQTEFDIDDLEELSHTTPDVNTGYMNHWCVVDGTDKRETAEEFLNFLMDAEVQSEWSEELPVMFSNENTEYAGDLGEELPGSGEEVEDIVFPDWEYLMEYYDEFSNEFTDIETA
- a CDS encoding potassium transporter TrkG; its protein translation is MFGALAVGAVAVVASLAAVGSYSRTADSVRYGVFQLVSGLTTAGLQSETNLGDTWAAPSLLAVTTSMLVGGAAGSTAGGIKIVRVRRILLDAPEHGMDVYEASESSADTAGRASAAFDTAAIIAVLWFALLLLASFVALLVLPADYTTADVLFEVASVQGNVGLSAGIVDATVPSSLKVTLVLAMWIGRLEIIPAVVSAKLLLDELEVI
- a CDS encoding endonuclease III domain-containing protein; the protein is MSEDPDPEPAVNISGGVGGGGAAAEFDPATADTRAERVVDRLGELYWEKSYGGQDAFTCLVRTILSQNTSDKASQPAHDALLERYNEPDADLAAALADAERATLAETISSAGLYNQKSEMLIGAAEWVLEAFGSAAGFDAFVKDEDPAAVREALLEVRGVGPKTADCVLLFAGGRGGVFPVDTHVHRIYRRLGIAPPNADHEEVRAVLERDVPAAKCGFGHTATIQFGREYCSARKPACLDGPEACPMTDVCDQVGVYPETSEVVDPADAP
- a CDS encoding DUF371 domain-containing protein, with the protein product MPLEEVIRARGHEHVSAEHASTFEVTTDDYLTPAGDCILAIEADRAPADFDPAFAEACRDEDATITVTVEADGHRESVEGRGDPDLEFTNERSAVGRTSDYVDDRTVVVGAEFAAEGLDRDLVDALADGAEATVTITVE
- a CDS encoding M14 family zinc carboxypeptidase produces the protein MSALGLAGVASGDDRYRPGGPWAPNENAINYESLLDNDELADRLEGIDQRSDRVELEEIGRSAGRNDPIWEVTLGDGDESVHLINAIHGDEPAGVQAIVKVIERLAQGTSPEVEGILDNLTLTIVPSANPDGNEFRGDDGLAEEGERIQRRINTAEWEEGDSVRQPNYVYDYLEVGGYDLNRDFSILTDFDPEEDESEGTWEQDEYGNWSYNLSTDDLPLEPTIDDPPETIWNHGLRLNPETRAITDSYLAADPDWALTHHHQNAPVDPDSADEPGPDWQTMMSVMAPQGPAYADVSDDIEEGGGNVFLSEDAQRRSLQLGVLAKDAAQARGGGRLDKINRYGYGPLWGSYEEALPPRTDAAALLYEVSHQSSDRGQMAMGTAINVTVKVYMETFRRIADGSVGKIDEMRYFDEMSVPSESVRNPHYRR
- a CDS encoding alkaline phosphatase family protein is translated as MGLFDRLRGDDNPRVAFIGVDGVPYSLLSENEDLFPNFASLAADGTASEISSIVPPESSACWPSLTTGVNPGETGVYGFQDREVGTYDTYVPMGREVQADRVWNRVQEEGRQATVMNVPVTFPPQRNVQRMVSGFLSPDLEKAAYPDDVRDYLETLDYRIDVNPKLGHEENKEEFIRDAHETIDARFEAFEHYIEEDDWDLFFGVFMTTDRVNHFLFKDYERDGEYKDEFLEFYQKVDDYVGRLREALPEDVTLIVASDHGFTSLDYEVHFNEWLREEGWLSFDTDEPEELSDIADETKAYSFIPGRFYINLEGREPRGSVPEAEYDDVRDELKAELEALEGPEGRKVVDRVVEKEAAFRGDHDDIAPDLVAIPNKGFDLKSGFKADSEVFDTGPRNGMHSFDDTSLYIDDPDATIGDADLFDITPTILDLLDVEYSRGEFDGASLI
- a CDS encoding inorganic diphosphatase, whose product is MVNLWEDLETGPNPPEEIYAIVECLKGERNKYEYDKDVPGVVLDRVLHSNVHYPSDYGFIPQSYYDDEDPFDVLVLVEDQTFPGCVIEARPVALMKMDDDGEQDDKVIAVPTEDPRYDHIEDLEDIPQQQRDEIDEFFATYKNLEEGKEVETLGWEDRQAAYDAIEHAQDLYEEHFE
- a CDS encoding PadR family transcriptional regulator gives rise to the protein MSEAQSITGGQSIARELTAFQNNILIILAKEPMYGLAIKRELEDYYGTEVNHGRLYPNLDELVELGLVEKSELDKRTNQYSLTDEGYEAVLDGVQWTLSKVVTGDDRADEIREIVDESY
- a CDS encoding DUF7108 family protein, which codes for MSDRTAGDGASESEDEELQGNVVNDAERLTRLARTAIDENERAAHLDRRDRLLDEYDFTARVREADDATLVLHPAEWHADGVIRTDRIEDISRAIEIPLEGAEDPDDWGAVDERNRELAAEVRTTHGDVHGDNAIALADFFGNHYAKPIESATAAELEEFRTDYFVRNAWPSAKQRDVIDESIRLVFETADEPVPEFRMQPS
- the rnhA gene encoding ribonuclease HI; the protein is MPVIECDVDVARDRLEDAGVTVEPGNTDHERWRAARGGATAVAYDDKVVIQGENPRKLEALLREGGGRAHVYFDGASRGNPGPAAIGWVIVTGDGIVAEGSKRIGRATNNQAEYTALITALEAARDYGYGEVHVRGDSELIVKQVRGEYDTHNPELRERRVTALELLSSFDEWTLEYVPREVNDRADGLANEALDQG